In the Oceanibaculum nanhaiense genome, CCGGCCAATGCGGCGGCCTATCGCGACAATGCGCAGAAAATGGTCGAGCGGATCGAGGCGCTGGATGCGGAGCTGACGGCGCAGCTGGCGCCGGTGAAGGACCGGCCCTACATCGTGTTCCACGATGCCTATCAGTATTTCGAGGCGCATTACGGGCTGAAGGCGGTGGGGTCCATCACCCTGTCGCCGGAGCGCCAGCCGAGCGCGCAGCGTCTGACCGAAATCCGCAAGCGGCTGGCTGACAGCGGTGCGGCCTGCGTGTTCTCCGAGCCGCAGTTTCGGCCGGCGCTGGTCGATGTGGTGATCGAAGGCAGCACGGCAAAGCGCGGCGAACTTGACCCCATAGGTGCCGCCCTGAAGGCGGGGCCGGATTCCTATTTCGAGGTGATGCGCGGGCTGGCCACTTCGTTGCGCAACTGCCTGATGCCGCAAAGCTGAAGCGGTTTGGCCACTGGAATGTCGCTGCGGGACGGCCTATTTTAAAGCCAGCTGCCCGTTGCAAGGACACATCATGCTCAGCCGACGCCGCCTTCTGGAAACCAGCATGCTCACTGCCGTCGCGGCGCTTGTGCCGGGCTTTCTTGCCGGACGGGCCTACGCTTTCAGCGTGGAGCCGGCACCGGTACCGGTGCAGCAGCTCCGCTTGCAGGCCTGCACCGAGCAGCAGCGCCACAAGCAGCTGGTCGAGGAGGTGCTGGCGAAGCTCGATACAGCGGGCCAGTCCCTGCCGGAGCCAGAACGGCAAAGCCTGATGGCGGCCTTCGATTGCCCCTATTGCGGCTGCCGTCTGGACCCCAAATTCCCACCCATCGGCTGACGCCATGAAAGGGCTGGCAAGTTTCCTGCTGGCGCTGGCTCTCCTGGCCACAGGACTGCCGCGCACCGCCGATGCCCATCCGCATGTCTGGATCGATACCCATGCGACGCTGCGCTTCGATGCCGGCAAGCTGGTTGCCCTCGATGTCGTCTGGGTGTTCGACGATTTCTTCAGCTCGATGATGATCGAGGATTTCGCGGCGAAGGGGGGTAAGGATTTCACGCCGGAAGGGCATGGAGAGCTGGAAAGCCAGGTCATGCTGCCGATGGAGGAGTTCGGTTTCTTTACCCATCTCACAGCCGACGGCGCGGCGCTGAAGATCGAGAAGATCGCGAATTTCAAGGCCAGCATCGAGGATGGGCGGGTGATCTTCGCCTTCCGGGCGCTGTTGCCCCAGGCCGTCGATCCGCGCGTCACAGCGCTGTCGGTCGGGCTCTATGACGAAAGCTATTATGTCGAACTGCTCCTGGATGAGTGGGATCCGTTCCGTCTTGCGGGCGATGCGGTGCCCGCCTGCGCCATCGACATGACGGAGGATATGAGCCGCCCGCTCTATTACGGCGCCTTCTTTCCGCGCGTTGCCACGCTGCGCTGCACCGGGAGCTGAGTTTCATGCGCATCGCCGCCGTTTGCGGGCTGTGCCTGCTGATGCTTCTTGCCTGCGCTATTCCAGACGCGCTGGCGCAATCACCATTGGCGGGCCCGGCGGCCGCACCGGCGGGGGAGCCCGGATTCTTTTCGGGCGTGCTGGCACAGATCGCGCGCTGGCAGTCGGAATTGCATCGCGAGATGGCGGCACTGGTGCGCGCCGTGCGGCAGGGTGACGCGTTGTGGCCGGCGCTGACGTTGATCGGCGTCTCTTTCCTGTACGGCATCTTCCATGCTGCCGGACCGGGGCATGGCAAGGCCGTGATCTCCGCCTATCTGGTCGGGCATGACAGCCGCCTGAAGCGCGGCATCGCACTCGCCTTCGCCTCCTCGCTGGTGCAGGGGCTGAGCGCCATATTGCTGGTGGTGGTGCTGGCGGTGCTGCTGGGCGCGTCGCGCTTTGCCGTTGGCGAGCAGGTGCGGGTGCTGGAGATCGTCAGTTTCAGCCTCGTCATCCTGATCGGCCTGTGGCTGGCAGTGCGCGCCTGGAAGGGCGAGAGCTGCGACCATGATCATGGCATCGGGCATGGCCATCAGCATGACCATGCCCACGACCACACCCACCATCATGACCACGACCAAGACCACGAGACAGCGGCCCGGCGCGGCCTGCGGCGCTTCTGGGCGATGGCGGCGGCGGTCGGCATCCGGCCATGCAGCGGTGCCGTGCTGGTGCTGTTGTTCACGCTGGCCAACGGGATGTTCCTGCTGGGCATTGCCGCAACCTTTGCGATGGCGCTGGGCACGGCGATGACGGTCGCGGCGCTGGCCACGGCCAGCGTCTATGGCCGCAAGGCCGCGCTGGCGTTCGGCGGCGGTGCGGAGTCAGTCTGGCGCGACCGGCTGCATCGCGGCCTCGGCGTTGCCGGGTCGCTGGCGATTTCCGGCTTCGGCCTGCTGTTCCTGCTGGCGACGTTGCAGCGCGGCGGGATGTTCTGATCCCCCCATTCTGTCCTGCCGAGGCATCCGTTCCGGCATCCCTTGCGTAGAAAGGTCAATTGATCCGCAACGGGACAAGGACTGGTTGACATGAAACGCCTTCTTGCCGCCGCTGCCATCTTTCTGGCTGCGACCACTGTCGCGCGCGCCGAACCCATGGTTGAGCGCATCGATTTCGAGGTGACGCGCGGCGGCGATCCGCTGGGCTGGCAGCGTTTGCGCATTGCACGCGATGGCGACCGGGCCATTGTCGAGGTGATGATCGACTTCGAACTGAAATTCGGCCCCATTGCGCTGTACCGCTACACCCATCGCAACCGCACGGTGCTCGAGGCCGGCAAGGTGGTGAGCGTCGAGACCCGGACCAATGATGATGGCGATTATTACGCCGTCCTTGCCCGGCAGGGGGAAGGGGCTGGAGAGGGCGGTCTGACCGTCCTGGGTGTCGATGGCCGGATCATGGCGCCGACGGATATCTTCCCCTCGGATTACTGGCGCTATGCGACTGTCCGC is a window encoding:
- a CDS encoding DUF6134 family protein; the protein is MKRLLAAAAIFLAATTVARAEPMVERIDFEVTRGGDPLGWQRLRIARDGDRAIVEVMIDFELKFGPIALYRYTHRNRTVLEAGKVVSVETRTNDDGDYYAVLARQGEGAGEGGLTVLGVDGRIMAPTDIFPSDYWRYATVRQGRLLDTQKGILRDVEMTAVAGREGCYDMTGELTMQLCYDDGRWVGGSFDGRGKEVLYTRREMPADAPWNFSLEDVPAGEPASRYVMMAQNEQR
- a CDS encoding nickel/cobalt transporter, whose product is MRIAAVCGLCLLMLLACAIPDALAQSPLAGPAAAPAGEPGFFSGVLAQIARWQSELHREMAALVRAVRQGDALWPALTLIGVSFLYGIFHAAGPGHGKAVISAYLVGHDSRLKRGIALAFASSLVQGLSAILLVVVLAVLLGASRFAVGEQVRVLEIVSFSLVILIGLWLAVRAWKGESCDHDHGIGHGHQHDHAHDHTHHHDHDQDHETAARRGLRRFWAMAAAVGIRPCSGAVLVLLFTLANGMFLLGIAATFAMALGTAMTVAALATASVYGRKAALAFGGGAESVWRDRLHRGLGVAGSLAISGFGLLFLLATLQRGGMF
- a CDS encoding DUF1007 family protein, with protein sequence MKGLASFLLALALLATGLPRTADAHPHVWIDTHATLRFDAGKLVALDVVWVFDDFFSSMMIEDFAAKGGKDFTPEGHGELESQVMLPMEEFGFFTHLTADGAALKIEKIANFKASIEDGRVIFAFRALLPQAVDPRVTALSVGLYDESYYVELLLDEWDPFRLAGDAVPACAIDMTEDMSRPLYYGAFFPRVATLRCTGS